GGCAGTGCGCTGAAGACCTGTCTCGTCGCCGAAGCAGGGGCTGACCTCTATCCCCGTTTCGGGCCAACGTCCGAATGGGATACGGCGGCCTCGCAATGCGTGCTGGAAGCGGCCGGTGGTCGGCTGGTGGATCTGCAGGGCGCCCGATTGCAGTACAACCGGGGCGCCTCGGTGCTGAATCCCTCGTTCATTGCCTACGGGGCGCGTCTCCCGCTCCCGTTGGCTGAGATCGCCGCAATCGCCAAAGCGCCGCGCTGAACGTGGCCGTCCGCCCATCGGGGTTTGCGTGTTTCGCGGGAATCGGTACAGTTTGTGACTCTGTTTATTAGGAATGCGTCCCATGGTCCTCATGCTCGATAACTACGATTCGTTCACCTTCAATCTCGTGCAGTATCTCGGCGAGTTGGGTGAAGAGGTCTGGGTGGCGCGCAACGATCAGGTTACCGTGGCGGAGATCGCCGAACGGGCGCCATCGCATATCGTGATTTCCCCGGGACCCTGCTCCCCCAACGAGGCGGGCATCTCTCTGGACGTCATTCGGCACTTCGCCGGCAAGATCCCGATTTTCGGCGTCTGTCTCGGTCATCAGGCCATCGGGCAGGCCTTCGGCGGCGAAGTCATCCGGGCGCGGACCGTGATGCACGGCAAGGTTTCCCCGATCTATCACGAGGGGCTTGGGGTCTTTGCGGGGCTGCCGAATCCGTTCGATGCCACCCGTTACCACTCTCTCGTCGTCGCGCGGCACAACCTGCCCGATGCGCTGGAAGTGACCGCCTGGACGCAACGCGAGGACGGGACGTTCGACGAGATCATGGGGTTGCGCCATCGCGAATTCGTCGTGGAAGGGGTGCAGTTCCATCCCGAGTCCATTCTGACCGAGCACGGTCACCAGCAGCTCAAGACCTTCCTGGGGTTCCGGTCGGCCGTGCGCGAGCCGGTCGTCGCATGACCGCGCCCGCACCGCGGGCGCTGCTGATCGTGCCGGTCGTCGCCAGCCTGCTGATGCTGGCGCCGTTCACCGTTGATGCCTATCTGCCCTCGTTTCCGTCGATCGCGGCGGATTTTCGGGTGGAAGAGGCAGCCATGCAGGATACGCTCAGCATCTACCTGTGGTTTTTCGGCTCGATGATGCTGGTCCACGGGCCGCTGTCCGATACCTTCGGGCGCAAGCGGACCGTGCTGATCGCGCTGACGGTCTATGCCCTGGCTTCCGTCGCGGCGGCGCTGGCGCACAATTTGTCGGATCTCATTTACGCCCGCATCGGGCAGGGCATTGCAGCGGGCGCCGGGGTGGTCATCGGTCGCGCACTGGTTCGGGACCTGTTCCAGGGCGCCGTGGCGCAACGCGTCATGTCGAATGTTACCCTCGTCTTCGCCGTGGCGCCCGCGATTGCCCCGATCATCGGCGGTGCCCTGGAAGTGGCATTCGGCTGGCGTTCGGTCTTCTGGTTCCTGGCCGGCTTTGCGGTGCTCCTGATCCTCGGTGTGCTGCGTTTCATGCCGGAAACCATCGGTGCACACAATCGTCAGCCCCTGGCGCTCGGGTTCGTGCTGAAAAGCTATGGTCGGGCGCTGATTCACGGGCCGTTCATCGGTCTGACTCTGATCTTCGCTCTGTTGTTCGCAGGACTGTTCCTCTACATCGCCGCCGCGCCGGCTGTCCTGATCGGGCATCTCGGGCAGGCGCCAACGGATTTCTGGAAGTTCTTCGTGCCGCTGGTCACGGGGCTGATTCTGGGCAGTCGGGTCAGCAACTGGCTGTCGCGACGTGCCACGGCGTTGCGGACGGTCACCTGGGGATTGGCGTTCAGCGGGCTGGCCGTGGCATACAACCTGGCCCAGAGTCTCTGGTTCATGTCGGGTACGGAGTCGATCTGGTGGACGGTTTCGCCCATCGCCTTGTATGCGATGGGCTTGGCCACTGCGATGCCGGCCCTGAATTTGATGGCGCTGGATTACATCCCGGCGCAGCGCGGGCTGGCCTCGGCGATGCAGGGATTCATGCAAATGGCGCTGGCGGGCCTGGTTTCGGCATTCGTGGTGGCTCGATTGTCTGCGCACCTGACCTGGTTGGCAGCGGGGATGTTGTGCTTGTGGGGGGTGGCGGCCCTGATCTGGGTTCTGTGGGTGTATCGGGCGCCCAGGCTGGGATTCGCCTCGGAGGGTGTCGGCGGTTTGCGGCAGTGATTGTGCCCGATGCCCACCGTGAAACCTGGCGCGCCAATGCTAGAATGCAGGGTCTTGAATTGACAGACAGAACGAGGAAGGCGATCGATGGCCGGCCATAGCAAATGGGCAAACATCAAGCACCGCAAGGCCCGTCAGGACAACAAGCGGGGTAAGATCTGGACGAAGATCATTCGCGAAATCACCGCCGCGGCGCGGATCGGCAAATCGGCTGATCCGGCCGCGAACCCGCGCTTGCGCCTGGCCTGGGACAAGGCGCTGGGGGCCAACATGCCCAAGGATACGATGGAGCGCGCCGCCAAGCGGGGCATCGGGGCTGGCGAAGGCGAGCAGTTCGAGGACGTGTTGTACGAAGGGTACGGTCCGGGGGGCGTCGCCGTGCTGGCCTACTGCATGACCGACAACCGGACCCGCACCGTGGCCGACGTGCGTCATGCCTTCACCAAGCATGGCGGCAATCTGGGCACCGATGGTTCCGTGGCCTACCTCTTCAGCAAGTTGGGCGTTCTGTATTATCCGCCGGGCGTGGCCGACGAGGATGCCTTGATGGAAGCGGCGCTGGAAGCCGGAGCCGAGGACGTCCAGACCGACGAGGAAGGTGCCGTCGAGGTGCTGACGACGCCGGAGGAGTACGTTTCCGTCAAGGATGCTCTGGTGGCCGCCGGGTTCGAACCGGAGGCCAGCGAGGTCGCCATGCGGGCGGCCGTCAATGTGCCGGTCGAGGGCGATACGGCTATCAAGCTCGTCAAGATGATCGATATGCTGGAAGACCTCGACGATGTGCAGGAGGTCTTCCACAACGCCGAGATACCTGAAGAGGCGTACGCGTAAGGTGGCACGTCTGCGTGTGCTGGGTGTCGATCCGGGCTCCGTCACGACCGGCGTGGGGGTAATCGACTTCGAGCACGGCAAGGCACGTTGCATCCATCTGGAGAGTCTCGCCCTCAAGGCCGCGGGCAGCTTTTCCGCCCGGTTGGGCGTGATCTTCGGGCTGATGGACGAGATCATCGCGCAGCATCAACCGGACGAGTTCGCGATCGAACAGATTTTCATGTACCGCAGTCCAGAGTCTTCACTCAAGCTCGCGCAGGCGCGAGGTGTCGCCATCGCTGCCGCCGTGCGACGCGGCCTACCGGTGCACGAATACATGCCGGCGGTCGTCAAGCAGGCGGTCGTCGGCACGGGGCGGGCGGACAAACTTCAGGTGCAGCATATGGTCAAGCGTTTGCTTTCGTTATCGGTCGATCCCCCGGCGGACGGTGCGGACGCCGCAGCCGTGGCGTTGTGTCATTGCTTTCGGCGTACGTCGCTGGCTGGCGTCGAGAGCAACGAACCGGGCGTCGAGAAGACGGCGATGCAGCTATTGGCACAATCCCGATATCGGAGGCGGAGCAGATGATCGGACGGCTCAAGGGAATTCTTGTCAGCAAGCAGCCGCCATGGCTGCTGGTCGACGTGCACGGTGTGGGATACGAAGTCGAGACACCCCTCTCGACCTTGTTCGATTTGCCGGCCAACGGGCAGGAAGTCACCCTGCTGATTCATACTGTGGTGCGGGAAGATGCGTTCCTGCTGTACGGTTTTCTGCGTGAGGCCGAACGAACGTTATTCCGGCATCTGCTGAAGGTGACTGGCGTCGGTGCGAAGTTGGCGCTGGCCATTCTGTCCGGCATGAACGCGCAGGAATTTGCCGACGCCGTGCATCGCAATGATGTTTCGGCGCTGGTGCGGCTGCCGGGCATCGGCAAGAAAACCGCCGAGCGACTCATTATCGAGATGCGGGATCGATTGGTCCAGGGCGCGGAGGTCGCGCCGGCTTCGGCGGTCGGCGGTGCCCAGGCGATCACGTTCAGCAATCCGGTGCAGGAGGCGATTGGGGCATTGGAGGCGCTCGGTTACAAGCCGATCGAGGCGACCCGCATGATCCGCGCCATCCCCGATGCCGAGTCGCAGAGCGTCGAGGTGCTGATCCGCTCGGCACTGAAATCCATGGCAGGTTGATCCGGGATGAACGAACGCATCGTGACGAGTCAGGTAGGTGCCGACGAAGCGGCGATCGAGCGGGCGCTCCGCCCGAAAACCCTTGCCGATTATGTCGGTCAGCCGGCGGTGGTCGATCAGATGCAGGTGTTCATTCCGGCGGCCCGGCAGCGCGGGGAGTCGCTGGATCATGTGTTGATCTTCGGGCCGCCCGGTCTCGGCAAGACCACCCTGGCCCATATCATCGCCCACGAAATGGGCGTGGGGCTCAAGCAGACCTCCGGACCCGTGCTGGAGCGTCCGGGTGACTTGGCGGCGCTGCTGACCAACCTCGAACCGCACGACGTGCTATTCATCGACGAAATCCATCGTCTGTCCGCGGTCGTCGAGGAAATTCTCTACCCCGCCATGGAAGATTTCCAGATCGACATCATGATCGGCGAAGGCCCGGCGGCGCGCTCCATCAAGCTCGACCTGCCGCCGTTCACCCTTGTCGGCGCCACGACCCGTGCCGGCATGCTGACCAACCCCCTGCGCGATCGTTTCGGCATCATTCAGCGACTGGAGTTTTATGGTCCGAACGATCTGACTCAGATCGTTCATCGCTCGGCGCAGCTGCTGGGCGTGCGGATGGACACTGACGGCGCACGGGAAATCGCCGTCCGGTCACGGGGCACCCCCCGGATCGCCAACCGGCTTCTTCGTCGTGCGCGGGATTTCGCCGAAGTGCGGGGCGATGGTGCGATCACACGTCAGGTCGCCCACGATGCGCTGAACTTGTTGCAGGTGGACGCCCAGGGGTTCGATCATCAGGATCGCCGCCTGCTTGAAGCCCTGATCCACAAGTTCGACGGCGGCCCGGTCGGGCTGGACAACATCGCCGCCGCGATCGGCGAAGCGCGCGACACCATCGAGGACGTGCTCGAGCCTTATCTGATCCAGCAAGGGTTTCTCGTGCGCACCGCCCGAGGTCGCATGGCGACCCGGCAAACCTATGCCCACTTCGGTTTCCGACCGCCCAGGAGCTGGGCGAAGGCGCAGGGCGAATTGCTGCCCGAGGAGGGCGAATGAGCCTGGGTCCCGAAAACCGTCCCCCTTTCTACTGGCCGATCCGGGTCTATTATGAGGATACCGATGCCGGCGGTGTCGTGTATTACGCGAACTACCTCAAGTTCTTCGAGCGCGCCCGGACCGAATGGTTGCGTTCGCTTGGCTTCGAGCAGGATATTTTGCGCGAAGAACAGGGGGTGATTTTCGTGGTTTCCTCCGTGCAGGTAGAATATAAGCGTGTGATAAAATTCAACGACGAATTGCGCGTTTCCTGCGCTCTGACAGCGATGTCGGCCGCCGCCATGACGTTTCATCAGGTTGCCGAGCGAACTTCCGACGGGGCCGAATTGTCTGAGGCCACGGTGCGGATCGTCTGTGTGAACGCCGAGAGTTTCAAGCCCAAGCCCATTCCTAACGTATTGCGGAGCTGCTGTTTGTGAGTACCGAACCGTCTGTCTTGAACCTGATTCTCGGGGCGAGCCTGCCCGTGCAGGTCGTTCTTTTGATTCTGCTGTTGGCCTCCGTGGCTTCCTGGGCCCTGATTTTTCACAAGTCGTCCGTGCTCCGCACCGCGCGCGCGAAGGCACGCCGGTTCGAGGAGAGCTTCTGGAGCGGCGGCAGCCTGACTGATTTTTACGATCGCCTGAGCCGGGACACGCAACCGTGCGACGGTCAGGAAGCCATTTTCGAGGCCGGGTTTCGCGAGTTCCGGCGCCTGCGTCAGACCGAAGGTCGCAGTACCGAAGAGCTGCTCGAAGGGGTGGAGCGTGCCATGCGCGTCGTCCTGCATCGCCAGATCGAGCGCTTCGAGGAAGGCTTGCCCGTGCTGGCGACGATCGGTTCCGTCAGTCCCTATGTGGGTCTGTTCGGGACGGTATGGGGGATCATGAGTGCCTTCATGAGTCTCGGCAATGTGCAGAACGCCACCCTGGCGTCCGTCGCGCCGCCGATCGCCGAGGCGCTGATCGCAACGGCCATGGGCCTGTTCGCTGCGATTCCGGCTGTGGTGGCTTACAATCGCTACTCGACGCAGATCGACGAGCTGTTTGGTCGCTACGATCGTTTTACCGACGAGTTCCTCGGTCTGCTCCAGCGTCAGATCGGAGGACAGTAAGCCATGGATCGTCGCGCGCGACGCACTCGGAGAATGGTGGCCGAAATCAACGTCGTGCCGTACATCGACGTCATGCTGGTGCTGCTCGTCATATTCATGGTCACGGCACCCATGCTGCAGCAGGGTGTCGAGGTCCAGCCGCCCAGCGCAGCGTCGAAGCCGCTGCCTAATCAGGATGACCTGCCGGTAATCATCACCGTCAACAAGGCCGGCGAGTACTTTGTCAGTAACGCACCCAATCCCAAGGCGCCGTTGTCCCTTGAAGAGATCAAGCCGTTGATCATCGCCGCCCGTCAGGTCAAGCCGAAAATTCCGGTGCTGGTCAAGGGGGATGGCTCGGCGGACTATCGTTCGGTGATGCAGGCCATGGTCGCGGCGCAGCAGGCCGGTGTCGACAAGGTCGGTCTCGTCACGACGCCTGTCGACGGCGCTCCGGCCGGCGGAGGTAAGTAGGCATGTTCCGTTGGATTACCCGGATGCCATTTGCCGTCCTTCTGGCGATCGTGTTGCATTTGCTTCTGGCATTGGCAATCCTGCTCTCGATTGAGTGGCATGCCTTCTCGCCCGCGATGGAAGCCTCGAAGGTCCCGAGCGAGCCGACCATCCAGGCTCAGTCCGTGTCTCAGGCGGCGATCGAACAACAGGTGAAGCGTCTGAAGAATCAGGATGCCGAGCGTGCCCAAGCGGTGAAGTCGCAGGAACGTGCCGCGGAGCAGGCCAAGGCGGCTGCGGAGCAGGCAGCGGCGGCCCGTCGGGCGGAACAGGCGCGCCTGCAGCAGCTTGAGGCCATGCGCGAGATGAAGCAAAAGGCGGCCGCGGCGCAGGAGCAACAGCTGAAGGCTCTGCAGGAAGCGCAGAAGCAAGCGCAGCAAACGGTCGAAAATCAGAAAAAGGCGCTGGAGAAGATCCAGCAGGAAGCGGCGCAGGCTGCGGCTGAGAAACAGGCGGCTGCCGCTGCCGCGGCAAAGGAAAAAGCGGCGGCCGACGCAGCCAAGAAAGCGGCCGCTCAGGCGGCTGCCGAGGCCGAGCAGGCACGTCAGCAGGCCGCAGCGGAGAAAGCGGCCAAGGAACAGGCCCAGAAAGAAGCAGCCGCGAAAGCGGCCAAGGAAAAAGCCCAGAAGGAAGCTGCGGCCAAGGCAGCCAAGCAAAAAGCTGAAAAAGAGGCAGAGGCCAAGGCGGCCAAGGAAAAGGCTCAAGCCGAGAAAGCGGCCGCCGCCAAGGCCCAGCAGGCACGGGAAGCCGCGTTGCAGCAGCAATTGCAGAACGAACTTCGCCAAAGTCAGTCCAAGGGCGTACTGGATGCCTATGGCGCGGCGATCAAGGCCAAGGTGACGGCGCAGTGGTTCAAGCCGCCGGGTTGGCAGCCGCAGTGGAAGTGTAACGTCCGCATTTCCCAGGCTCAGGATGGCACCGTGCTGAACGTCAAGATTTTGCAGTGCGATGGCGACCAGTTGTTCCAGCGGTCGGTGCAGCAGGCGATCGAGCGTGCCTCGCCGTTGCCGCTGCCGAGCGACATGAGCTTGTTTTCGCCGAGCATTAACTTTACCTTCAAGGCCGATACGCAACCTTGATCAGCGCGGGGGCAGAGCTGCTCCGTTCAGACAGACCCTTTTCCAACAAATTTTTGAGAGTTTCTAGGTGATGAGTATGAACACGCGGATTCGACGCTGGAGTTTGTGGATTGTGAGCGGGTTATTCCTGGTCCTGCCGATGGTGAGTCAGGCGGAGCTGAATATCGTCATCAGCGGTGGGCAGGAAAGCGGGGTGCCCATTGCGGTGGTTCCCTTCGCGACGACGACCAAAACGGATTTCGCCAGCATCATTCGCGCCGATCTCGCCCGCTCCGGGCAATTCGCACCGTTGGCCGTCGAGCAGATGCCCAGCCAGCCGTCCTCCCCGGAGCAGGTTCAATTCGATCAGTGGCGGGCCGGCAAGGCGCAGTATCTGGTCGTGGGCAAGGTCGAGCAGCAGGGAAACGGCTATCAGGCCACCTTCTACCTGTTGAATGTGAGCAACGGGCAGCAGATGACCGGGCGCGTGATCAGTGCGCCCATGACGGCTGAACGCAGTATTGCGCATCGCATTGCCGACATTATCTTCAAGCAGATCACCGGGGTGCGCGGTGCCTTCGACACCAAGATCGCTTATGTCACCGAAACGGATGCGCCATTGAAAAAACGGCGCTATACGCTGGAAGTGGCCGATTCGGATGGCGCTAACCCACAGACCGTATTGAATTCGGCCTATCCGCTGATGTCGCCGACCTGGTCGCCGGATGGCAACAAGTTGGCCTATGTCTCGTTCGAGGGCAACCGGGCCGGTATCTGGGTGCAGGATTTGCGAACCGGCCAGCGGTATCAACTGACGAAGTTCCCGGGGATCAACGGTGCGCCGAGCTGGTCGCCTCGCGGCAACAAGATCGCGCTGACGCTGTCGAAATACCATAGTCCGAATATTTATGTCGTCGACCTGGACACCCGAAACCTGACGCAGATCACCAATGACGGCTCCATCAACACGGAAGCGGCTTGGTTGCCGGACAATAACACGCTGATTTTCACGTCGGACCGATCCGGTACGCCGCAGATATTCGAGCAGCAAATCGGATCACATTCGGCGCAGCGCCTGACATTTGGTCTGTCCTACGCAGCCGGCGGCGCCGTGTCGCCCGACGGCAAGACCCTGGCCATGATCGCGGGTGGCAATGGCGGTTTCCGCATTGCCGTACAATCGTTGGCAGGTGGCGGCAGCGACCTGCGCTACATCAGTCAGGGGGGGGCGGAGGAACGACCCAGTTTTGCGCCCAACGGTACGATGCTGATCTATGCATCGCAGGCAGGCGGGGACTCCGTCCTGAAGGTGAGTCCAGTGGCTGGCCAGGGTAGCCAGACATTGCGTTTTGCCCAAGGCAAGGTTCGTGACCCGGCCTGGGGTCCTTTTCTGGACGATAGCCAGTAAGCACGTGGTTAACGATGCCCATTCATTCGAGCGATAGAGAGATTCCGATGAACCCAATGAATTCCCCTGTTCTTCGCCGGTTGTTGATCGCGACAGTGGTTGCCGGTGTCTCAACTGGTGTGGCTCAGGCGCAGACCCCCCCGACTTGGCTCGACTGGGGGCAAGGCAAGGAGGGTAACGCTGCGCCGCCGCAGCCTGCAGCGGCACAGCCGCAGCCGCTCGGTGCGACGCCGCCCGCAACGGCGCAGTCTCAGCCGCTGGGTGCCGGCTATGGTGCATCCGGTGATCAGGGTGCGAGTGGATCGGGGCAGACCGTGATCATCCAGAACCTGCTCGACAATGTGTCGCGCCTTCAGGAGCAGGTTCGGGACCTGCGGGGGCAAATCGAGGAGCAGGGCAATGAAATCAATCGCCTGAAGAAATCCCAGCAGTCCGGGTTCAGTGCCTTTGATGATCGGATCAGCAAGTTGGAGCAAGGCGGCGCGCCTAACGGCGGGGCTGCTGCGCCCGCAGCCCCTGCGAATGCGGGTGCGGGTGCGGGTGCGGGTGCGGGTGCCCCCGAAGCATCGCCAGCGACGGCTGCGCCGACGACGCCCCCGGCCGCAACGCCCGCGGCTCCGGTCCAGCAACCGACGACCCCCGCGGAGAGCGAAAAGCAGCAGACACTGTATAACGCAGCGTTCGCGCAACTGAAGGATGGCCATTACGAGCAGGCCATTACCGGGTTCCAGGCGACGATCGATGCTGCGCCTCAGGGTCAGTGGACGCCCAGCGCGTTGTTCTGGCAGGGGGAAACGTACTATGTGCTCCAGAAGCGGGACAAGGCTGAATCGGCCTACGAGAAGATCCTGACCGAATTCCCGAAAAGCGATCGGGTGCCCGATGCGCTGTTGAAAACGGGTTATATCGCCTATGACGAAA
The Halothiobacillus diazotrophicus DNA segment above includes these coding regions:
- a CDS encoding anthranilate synthase component II gives rise to the protein MVLMLDNYDSFTFNLVQYLGELGEEVWVARNDQVTVAEIAERAPSHIVISPGPCSPNEAGISLDVIRHFAGKIPIFGVCLGHQAIGQAFGGEVIRARTVMHGKVSPIYHEGLGVFAGLPNPFDATRYHSLVVARHNLPDALEVTAWTQREDGTFDEIMGLRHREFVVEGVQFHPESILTEHGHQQLKTFLGFRSAVREPVVA
- a CDS encoding multidrug effflux MFS transporter: MTAPAPRALLIVPVVASLLMLAPFTVDAYLPSFPSIAADFRVEEAAMQDTLSIYLWFFGSMMLVHGPLSDTFGRKRTVLIALTVYALASVAAALAHNLSDLIYARIGQGIAAGAGVVIGRALVRDLFQGAVAQRVMSNVTLVFAVAPAIAPIIGGALEVAFGWRSVFWFLAGFAVLLILGVLRFMPETIGAHNRQPLALGFVLKSYGRALIHGPFIGLTLIFALLFAGLFLYIAAAPAVLIGHLGQAPTDFWKFFVPLVTGLILGSRVSNWLSRRATALRTVTWGLAFSGLAVAYNLAQSLWFMSGTESIWWTVSPIALYAMGLATAMPALNLMALDYIPAQRGLASAMQGFMQMALAGLVSAFVVARLSAHLTWLAAGMLCLWGVAALIWVLWVYRAPRLGFASEGVGGLRQ
- a CDS encoding YebC/PmpR family DNA-binding transcriptional regulator, whose protein sequence is MAGHSKWANIKHRKARQDNKRGKIWTKIIREITAAARIGKSADPAANPRLRLAWDKALGANMPKDTMERAAKRGIGAGEGEQFEDVLYEGYGPGGVAVLAYCMTDNRTRTVADVRHAFTKHGGNLGTDGSVAYLFSKLGVLYYPPGVADEDALMEAALEAGAEDVQTDEEGAVEVLTTPEEYVSVKDALVAAGFEPEASEVAMRAAVNVPVEGDTAIKLVKMIDMLEDLDDVQEVFHNAEIPEEAYA
- the ruvC gene encoding crossover junction endodeoxyribonuclease RuvC, which produces MARLRVLGVDPGSVTTGVGVIDFEHGKARCIHLESLALKAAGSFSARLGVIFGLMDEIIAQHQPDEFAIEQIFMYRSPESSLKLAQARGVAIAAAVRRGLPVHEYMPAVVKQAVVGTGRADKLQVQHMVKRLLSLSVDPPADGADAAAVALCHCFRRTSLAGVESNEPGVEKTAMQLLAQSRYRRRSR
- the ruvA gene encoding Holliday junction branch migration protein RuvA; its protein translation is MIGRLKGILVSKQPPWLLVDVHGVGYEVETPLSTLFDLPANGQEVTLLIHTVVREDAFLLYGFLREAERTLFRHLLKVTGVGAKLALAILSGMNAQEFADAVHRNDVSALVRLPGIGKKTAERLIIEMRDRLVQGAEVAPASAVGGAQAITFSNPVQEAIGALEALGYKPIEATRMIRAIPDAESQSVEVLIRSALKSMAG
- the ruvB gene encoding Holliday junction branch migration DNA helicase RuvB; protein product: MNERIVTSQVGADEAAIERALRPKTLADYVGQPAVVDQMQVFIPAARQRGESLDHVLIFGPPGLGKTTLAHIIAHEMGVGLKQTSGPVLERPGDLAALLTNLEPHDVLFIDEIHRLSAVVEEILYPAMEDFQIDIMIGEGPAARSIKLDLPPFTLVGATTRAGMLTNPLRDRFGIIQRLEFYGPNDLTQIVHRSAQLLGVRMDTDGAREIAVRSRGTPRIANRLLRRARDFAEVRGDGAITRQVAHDALNLLQVDAQGFDHQDRRLLEALIHKFDGGPVGLDNIAAAIGEARDTIEDVLEPYLIQQGFLVRTARGRMATRQTYAHFGFRPPRSWAKAQGELLPEEGE
- the ybgC gene encoding tol-pal system-associated acyl-CoA thioesterase — protein: MSLGPENRPPFYWPIRVYYEDTDAGGVVYYANYLKFFERARTEWLRSLGFEQDILREEQGVIFVVSSVQVEYKRVIKFNDELRVSCALTAMSAAAMTFHQVAERTSDGAELSEATVRIVCVNAESFKPKPIPNVLRSCCL
- the tolQ gene encoding protein TolQ gives rise to the protein MSTEPSVLNLILGASLPVQVVLLILLLASVASWALIFHKSSVLRTARAKARRFEESFWSGGSLTDFYDRLSRDTQPCDGQEAIFEAGFREFRRLRQTEGRSTEELLEGVERAMRVVLHRQIERFEEGLPVLATIGSVSPYVGLFGTVWGIMSAFMSLGNVQNATLASVAPPIAEALIATAMGLFAAIPAVVAYNRYSTQIDELFGRYDRFTDEFLGLLQRQIGGQ
- the tolR gene encoding protein TolR codes for the protein MDRRARRTRRMVAEINVVPYIDVMLVLLVIFMVTAPMLQQGVEVQPPSAASKPLPNQDDLPVIITVNKAGEYFVSNAPNPKAPLSLEEIKPLIIAARQVKPKIPVLVKGDGSADYRSVMQAMVAAQQAGVDKVGLVTTPVDGAPAGGGK
- the tolA gene encoding cell envelope integrity protein TolA encodes the protein MFRWITRMPFAVLLAIVLHLLLALAILLSIEWHAFSPAMEASKVPSEPTIQAQSVSQAAIEQQVKRLKNQDAERAQAVKSQERAAEQAKAAAEQAAAARRAEQARLQQLEAMREMKQKAAAAQEQQLKALQEAQKQAQQTVENQKKALEKIQQEAAQAAAEKQAAAAAAAKEKAAADAAKKAAAQAAAEAEQARQQAAAEKAAKEQAQKEAAAKAAKEKAQKEAAAKAAKQKAEKEAEAKAAKEKAQAEKAAAAKAQQAREAALQQQLQNELRQSQSKGVLDAYGAAIKAKVTAQWFKPPGWQPQWKCNVRISQAQDGTVLNVKILQCDGDQLFQRSVQQAIERASPLPLPSDMSLFSPSINFTFKADTQP
- the tolB gene encoding Tol-Pal system beta propeller repeat protein TolB, whose protein sequence is MNTRIRRWSLWIVSGLFLVLPMVSQAELNIVISGGQESGVPIAVVPFATTTKTDFASIIRADLARSGQFAPLAVEQMPSQPSSPEQVQFDQWRAGKAQYLVVGKVEQQGNGYQATFYLLNVSNGQQMTGRVISAPMTAERSIAHRIADIIFKQITGVRGAFDTKIAYVTETDAPLKKRRYTLEVADSDGANPQTVLNSAYPLMSPTWSPDGNKLAYVSFEGNRAGIWVQDLRTGQRYQLTKFPGINGAPSWSPRGNKIALTLSKYHSPNIYVVDLDTRNLTQITNDGSINTEAAWLPDNNTLIFTSDRSGTPQIFEQQIGSHSAQRLTFGLSYAAGGAVSPDGKTLAMIAGGNGGFRIAVQSLAGGGSDLRYISQGGAEERPSFAPNGTMLIYASQAGGDSVLKVSPVAGQGSQTLRFAQGKVRDPAWGPFLDDSQ
- the ybgF gene encoding tol-pal system protein YbgF; the protein is MNSPVLRRLLIATVVAGVSTGVAQAQTPPTWLDWGQGKEGNAAPPQPAAAQPQPLGATPPATAQSQPLGAGYGASGDQGASGSGQTVIIQNLLDNVSRLQEQVRDLRGQIEEQGNEINRLKKSQQSGFSAFDDRISKLEQGGAPNGGAAAPAAPANAGAGAGAGAGAPEASPATAAPTTPPAATPAAPVQQPTTPAESEKQQTLYNAAFAQLKDGHYEQAITGFQATIDAAPQGQWTPSALFWQGETYYVLQKRDKAESAYEKILTEFPKSDRVPDALLKTGYIAYDENKNAQARSIFQKVISQFPGSQAANLAKQRLARMTAEKR